A window of Pseudomonadota bacterium contains these coding sequences:
- the asnB gene encoding asparagine synthase (glutamine-hydrolyzing), whose translation MCGIVGLLEDTGKGEKQTLEQQACRMATTLRHRGPDRGGVWADSKTGISLGFRRLSILDLSEAADQPMTLGDGRYVIIFNGEIYNFKDLKLNLETEGISFRSQSDTEVLLRACMKWGIERTVKKCIGMFAFALWDTVDRKLWLARDRLGIKPLYYGHTGNRFVFASELKPFCELSDWNRKIDREALNLFCQFNYVPAPKTIYQNIYKLEAGCFLEVTAGSQPQITQYWDLRRYYENKSLDISERDLISAVDNSLREAVGRRLVSDVPVGALLSGGLDSTAVVTMMSQIQEKRIRTFTIGFEDNAYDEADHAKKIAQYLGTDHTEVVMHPNKALDLISDIPNIFDEPFGDSSALPSYLVSALARRDVTVALSGDGGDEVFFGYNRYRTAPKFWQKTRWMPYALRHFIGKTMQIPNARLWDKLVKLLPEAKRPNTFGVKAHKLGAILQQADERGVYQALVSHWQGLQPVKNGSLPNIADWHNTDKLGFAAEMAQQDSLTYLPDDILTKIDRVSMAVSLEVRVPMLDHHLVELMARVPSDLKLKKGVSKYILRQVLRQYLPNELMERPKMGFAVPLDLWLRGPLRDWAEDLLDERRLKNSGLFEAKVIRSAWQQHLDGFGNYQEALWGVLMAQAWLDRWT comes from the coding sequence ATGTGCGGAATAGTAGGATTACTCGAGGACACCGGCAAAGGTGAAAAACAGACACTAGAGCAACAAGCGTGCCGAATGGCAACCACTTTGCGACATCGTGGCCCTGATAGAGGGGGCGTGTGGGCTGACAGCAAAACTGGCATCAGTCTTGGTTTTCGACGCCTTTCAATCCTAGATCTTAGCGAAGCCGCAGATCAGCCGATGACACTTGGTGATGGAAGATATGTAATCATTTTCAACGGAGAAATTTATAATTTTAAAGATCTTAAACTTAATTTAGAAACCGAGGGGATTTCTTTTCGCAGCCAATCAGACACCGAGGTATTGCTTAGAGCCTGCATGAAATGGGGCATCGAACGCACCGTAAAAAAATGTATTGGTATGTTTGCATTTGCCCTTTGGGATACGGTAGACCGTAAACTTTGGTTAGCGCGAGATCGTCTTGGAATAAAACCGCTTTATTATGGCCACACGGGAAACCGATTTGTTTTCGCTTCGGAGCTAAAACCTTTTTGCGAACTATCAGATTGGAATCGCAAGATCGATAGGGAAGCACTTAATCTCTTTTGTCAATTCAATTATGTACCCGCACCAAAAACGATTTATCAGAACATTTATAAGCTTGAAGCTGGTTGTTTTCTCGAGGTAACAGCGGGTAGCCAGCCACAAATAACCCAATATTGGGACCTTCGTCGATATTATGAAAACAAATCACTTGATATAAGCGAGCGAGATTTAATTTCAGCAGTAGATAACTCATTAAGAGAAGCAGTTGGTCGACGCCTAGTGTCCGATGTTCCCGTAGGAGCACTATTATCTGGCGGGCTGGATTCCACAGCAGTAGTGACAATGATGAGCCAGATACAAGAAAAACGTATCCGCACATTTACAATAGGATTCGAAGACAATGCATATGATGAAGCGGATCATGCAAAAAAAATCGCACAATATCTCGGCACAGATCACACTGAAGTTGTCATGCATCCAAACAAAGCATTAGATCTAATTTCAGATATCCCGAATATTTTTGACGAACCCTTTGGCGACTCATCAGCTCTTCCATCCTACCTTGTTTCTGCACTCGCTCGGCGCGATGTTACTGTTGCGCTGTCTGGTGATGGTGGCGATGAGGTTTTTTTTGGCTATAACCGTTACAGAACAGCACCAAAGTTTTGGCAAAAGACAAGATGGATGCCCTATGCACTGCGTCACTTTATCGGCAAGACCATGCAAATCCCTAATGCACGTTTGTGGGACAAGCTAGTGAAGTTGTTACCAGAAGCGAAACGGCCCAATACATTTGGTGTTAAAGCCCATAAACTGGGCGCAATTTTGCAGCAAGCTGATGAAAGGGGAGTTTACCAAGCCTTGGTGAGTCATTGGCAAGGGTTACAACCAGTGAAGAATGGTTCACTGCCCAATATTGCTGATTGGCACAACACAGACAAGCTAGGTTTTGCTGCAGAGATGGCTCAACAAGATAGTCTTACCTATTTGCCAGATGATATATTAACGAAGATTGACCGAGTTAGCATGGCGGTTAGCCTTGAGGTGAGAGTACCTATGCTGGACCATCATTTAGTCGAACTAATGGCGCGGGTACCAAGTGATTTGAAACTAAAAAAAGGCGTATCAAAATACATTCTCCGGCAGGTGCTAAGACAATATTTACCCAATGAATTAATGGAACGCCCTAAGATGGGGTTTGCGGTCCCGCTTGATCTTTGGCTAAGGGGTCCGCTGCGCGATTGGGCGGAGGACCTCCTAGATGAACGCCGTCTTAAGAACAGTGGTTTATTTGAAGCGAAAGTTATACGATCTGCTTGGCAGCAGCACTTAGATGGTTTTGGAAATTACCAAGAGGCGCTGTGGGGTGTATTAATGGCGCAAGCATGGCTTGATAGGTGGACATAA
- a CDS encoding glycosyltransferase family 4 protein — protein sequence MRNKKVLLVVSEDWYFCSHRLDLGTSLVEAGAEVAVVTQVSKFQKVIQRAGIRVIPLNLARSGHNPFRDFMTICRLILIYRRETPDIIHHVALKPSLYGAIAAWITRMPAVVNALGGMGFIFISERFFARLVRKTTGRMFRFLMNRKNTLTILQNHDDISLYKNEIGVEEKNLTLIKGSGVDLKKFSVKPEPNGIPVAVCVSRMLWDKGIGELVEAARILSKRNIPIKVRLVGPTDVNPSAIPQKVLDSWKAEGVVDIAGPQTDIASEYQAAHIGVLPSYREGLPKSLLEAAACGRAIVASDVPGCREVCRHEVTGLLCPAKNVKALADALTELATNKVLRQKLGRQGRLLAESEFGVASVITDTIGVYDRLLR from the coding sequence ATGCGTAACAAAAAGGTCCTGCTTGTTGTAAGCGAGGACTGGTATTTTTGTTCACATCGCCTTGACTTGGGCACAAGCCTTGTTGAAGCCGGTGCTGAAGTAGCCGTTGTAACTCAGGTGAGTAAATTCCAGAAAGTCATTCAGCGTGCCGGGATACGGGTGATTCCATTAAATCTTGCGCGTAGTGGGCATAATCCGTTTCGGGATTTCATGACTATTTGTAGATTAATCCTAATATATAGACGTGAAACACCAGACATAATTCATCATGTAGCCCTCAAACCCTCGCTATATGGTGCCATTGCGGCTTGGATCACCCGGATGCCCGCTGTAGTTAATGCATTAGGCGGCATGGGTTTCATTTTCATATCAGAGCGTTTTTTTGCAAGATTAGTGCGCAAAACAACAGGGCGAATGTTTCGTTTTCTCATGAACCGCAAAAACACTCTTACAATTTTGCAAAATCACGATGATATATCGCTTTATAAAAATGAAATTGGTGTTGAGGAGAAAAACCTTACCCTCATAAAAGGATCTGGCGTAGACCTCAAAAAATTCAGTGTAAAACCCGAACCTAACGGCATACCAGTAGCGGTCTGCGTCTCACGGATGCTATGGGATAAAGGCATAGGAGAGTTAGTAGAGGCGGCGCGCATTCTGAGCAAACGGAATATTCCAATCAAAGTTCGATTAGTCGGACCGACCGACGTAAATCCCTCCGCAATACCCCAAAAAGTACTTGATTCTTGGAAAGCCGAGGGGGTGGTCGACATTGCCGGTCCGCAGACGGATATAGCTTCTGAGTATCAAGCAGCTCATATTGGTGTCCTGCCTTCTTATCGTGAGGGTTTGCCAAAATCACTCCTAGAAGCAGCAGCCTGTGGTCGTGCCATCGTCGCAAGCGATGTGCCCGGTTGCAGAGAAGTTTGCCGCCACGAAGTTACGGGACTCCTCTGCCCAGCAAAAAATGTTAAGGCGTTAGCCGATGCATTAACGGAACTTGCAACCAACAAAGTTCTACGTCAAAAATTGGGGCGTCAAGGCCGACTGTTAGCAGAGAGTGAATTCGGGGTTGCCTCCGTAATCACGGACACAATTGGTGTTTATGATCGGCTTTTGCGGTGA
- a CDS encoding TauD/TfdA family dioxygenase, whose product MIYSKDIAPALGAEIFGIDLAKPLVPNIVQEIHQIFLDRSVLVFRNQALTPKQQVRFARYFGSVVPYPFLKGLECCPEVLEVITRPEDGVNFGGGWHTDTPYLEIPSLGSVLYAKELPPVGGDTIFSNMYLAYDALDRETRSFLDGQQAVHSANKRYAKPADRSQIYGQIKQAGNKKNMSLENYHPIIRTHPETSRKSLFVSSLHTTSIKGMEEKAADSLLARLYEHQASDAFTCRVVWEPDTLVIWDNRCVLHNALFDYAGYKRRMHRVTIEGDRPT is encoded by the coding sequence GTGATATATTCTAAAGATATTGCGCCGGCGCTTGGGGCTGAAATTTTTGGCATTGATCTTGCCAAACCATTAGTTCCAAACATCGTGCAAGAAATTCATCAAATTTTTTTAGACCGATCGGTGCTAGTATTCCGAAACCAAGCTCTAACGCCAAAGCAGCAAGTTAGATTTGCACGTTACTTTGGATCGGTTGTCCCATATCCATTCCTTAAAGGCCTCGAATGTTGTCCAGAGGTTCTCGAAGTGATTACCCGACCGGAGGATGGTGTTAACTTTGGTGGTGGTTGGCACACCGATACTCCATATCTGGAAATTCCATCACTGGGCTCTGTTTTGTATGCGAAAGAACTGCCGCCTGTCGGGGGTGATACTATTTTTTCCAATATGTATCTGGCGTATGACGCACTAGACAGAGAGACCCGAAGTTTTTTGGATGGGCAGCAAGCGGTTCACTCTGCAAATAAGCGCTACGCAAAGCCGGCGGATCGTTCTCAAATATATGGTCAAATAAAACAGGCTGGGAACAAGAAAAACATGAGCTTGGAAAACTACCATCCAATTATCCGCACGCATCCTGAGACGAGCCGCAAATCACTATTTGTGAGTTCTCTCCACACAACAAGCATTAAGGGAATGGAAGAAAAAGCCGCCGACTCACTGCTGGCACGTCTCTATGAGCATCAGGCCAGTGATGCGTTCACCTGCCGTGTCGTTTGGGAACCAGATACATTAGTAATTTGGGATAATCGTTGTGTTCTTCATAATGCATTATTTGATTATGCAGGTTACAAACGGCGTATGCACCGTGTCACAATTGAAGGTGATCGACCAACCTAG
- a CDS encoding DNA polymerase Y family protein, with product MLSLWFPMLSVERWHRQTKYASKTKKSLPVPIVLTEYINGVCFVSAASHDALACGVTPRMSLADARALESNLNIVPADPRADINMLERIANWATRYTPWVAICGRDGLWLDISGCAHLLGGEEALIKDLIMHLTNFGFTSRFSIADTPGAAWAIAHHGGEEKLIAPGAQRSALASLPVIALRIGNMKSVELIRLGIRSIGDLYALPRATLAKRFGRVIGERLDQALGRMPEPISPLRPLPKYRAECSFLEPVSRKDNIESCLLQLLEDICSALESASQGVRQLILDLFLVEGATKTLHVGTVRPVREARCIAKLFAEPLSKIDSGFGIETMILSAQVVEPLTESQINVLFDERDEEIVPLAPLLDRLGSRLNFEHVTRLVPRASHLPDHAVRQVSVAESKMHGSWPETQIRPLVLLDQPEPVESITGIAYYQPPKVFRWRQNKYSVRATEGPERIAPEWWHCDRGWAKGLRDYWRVEDEEGRRFWLFCEGRRDKRCNSLRWYLHGFFA from the coding sequence ATACTCTCGCTTTGGTTTCCGATGCTAAGTGTGGAACGTTGGCATCGTCAAACAAAGTATGCCTCAAAAACAAAAAAATCATTGCCAGTACCAATAGTTCTCACGGAGTACATTAACGGTGTTTGCTTTGTTTCTGCTGCTAGTCATGATGCTTTGGCTTGTGGTGTTACTCCTCGAATGTCTCTTGCTGATGCGAGGGCATTAGAGTCCAATTTGAACATAGTGCCGGCAGACCCACGTGCAGATATTAATATGCTCGAAAGAATAGCGAATTGGGCTACTCGTTATACTCCGTGGGTCGCGATCTGTGGCCGTGACGGTTTATGGCTTGATATCAGCGGCTGCGCACATTTGTTAGGCGGCGAGGAGGCTCTGATAAAAGATCTAATCATGCATTTAACCAATTTTGGTTTCACTTCGCGTTTCAGTATTGCTGATACACCTGGGGCTGCTTGGGCTATAGCCCACCATGGGGGCGAAGAAAAGTTGATTGCTCCTGGTGCACAGCGATCGGCATTGGCCTCTTTACCCGTGATTGCGCTACGCATTGGTAATATGAAATCAGTCGAACTTATTCGTCTCGGCATTAGGAGTATCGGTGATCTTTATGCTCTACCGCGTGCTACTCTGGCGAAGCGGTTTGGCAGGGTAATTGGCGAGCGGCTGGATCAAGCACTTGGACGAATGCCAGAGCCCATATCACCTCTTCGCCCACTACCTAAATATCGTGCCGAATGCTCTTTTCTCGAGCCGGTCAGCCGAAAAGATAATATTGAATCCTGCCTACTTCAGTTGTTGGAAGATATTTGTTCAGCTTTAGAATCTGCTAGCCAGGGTGTGCGGCAATTAATTCTTGATTTATTCCTAGTTGAGGGAGCTACTAAAACACTTCACGTTGGGACGGTAAGGCCGGTTAGAGAAGCCAGATGTATAGCCAAACTTTTTGCTGAGCCACTCAGTAAAATAGACTCTGGCTTTGGAATCGAGACTATGATCCTTTCTGCACAGGTTGTTGAACCTCTAACAGAATCTCAGATTAATGTCTTGTTCGACGAGAGGGATGAGGAAATAGTTCCTCTCGCACCTTTGCTCGATAGGTTAGGCAGCCGGCTCAATTTCGAGCATGTGACGAGATTGGTGCCAAGAGCTAGTCATTTGCCAGATCATGCCGTGAGGCAGGTTTCAGTTGCAGAAAGCAAAATGCACGGGTCTTGGCCTGAGACGCAGATCCGACCTCTTGTTCTTTTAGATCAACCAGAACCCGTAGAGAGTATTACTGGTATTGCGTATTATCAGCCACCCAAAGTATTTCGTTGGCGTCAGAACAAGTACAGTGTGCGCGCGACAGAAGGGCCAGAACGAATAGCCCCAGAATGGTGGCATTGTGACAGAGGTTGGGCTAAAGGGCTTAGAGATTATTGGCGCGTAGAAGATGAGGAAGGGCGTCGATTTTGGTTATTTTGTGAAGGTAGAAGAGATAAACGGTGTAATTCATTGCGTTGGTATTTACACGGATTTTTTGCCTGA
- a CDS encoding SLC13 family permease, with translation MRKDVGTMRAWQFIISSISLTTCIFLLCLPTPEGWPPQALSALGLVFLAVGLWSTEILPLHLTSFIIFFLALIFSIAPPSIIFSGFHSGAVWLVFAGIVIGIAVEKSGIGANIAEGAVKWFGHSYTGLVLGMGVAGFGSAFLMPSAMGRVVILAPVVAKIAERLGYETNSRARSGLILTFCFCTVFPALSILPATVPNVVLAGASENIHGITLHYTDFMNLHFTVAGFGSFIVILTLTLLMFRSKQPELEKPFVAQTATKITPEGVRLLIILLLTLSFWLTDKVHGIAPGWIGLGTSIICLMPFLKLVESRALVQGANYSPWFFVAGIIGLGAIVAHTGLAEILAAALIEIVGFEDKTDLFKFSALTMIGGILSFALNPAGVPAVLAPMADSIAKATGWPLETVLMSQINSFFIIIVPYQAAPIFAGIILTKVPIRHCAQLGIIFSILYVFCIMPTNYFWWNHLGMFSS, from the coding sequence TTGCGGAAAGACGTCGGCACCATGAGAGCTTGGCAATTCATAATTTCTAGCATTAGTCTTACAACGTGCATATTCTTGCTGTGTTTACCGACACCGGAGGGCTGGCCGCCGCAAGCGCTGAGTGCACTAGGTCTTGTCTTTCTAGCCGTAGGCCTTTGGTCCACCGAAATCCTCCCACTTCACCTCACAAGTTTTATTATATTTTTTCTTGCACTCATATTTTCGATAGCACCGCCGTCTATAATATTTTCGGGATTTCATTCAGGTGCAGTTTGGTTGGTTTTTGCCGGAATTGTTATTGGCATTGCGGTTGAAAAATCGGGAATAGGAGCGAATATTGCGGAAGGAGCGGTTAAGTGGTTTGGCCACTCATACACTGGACTAGTTCTAGGCATGGGCGTGGCAGGTTTTGGCAGCGCATTTCTAATGCCCTCCGCCATGGGTCGTGTTGTTATATTAGCACCGGTTGTAGCTAAAATAGCAGAACGGCTTGGTTATGAGACGAATAGCCGGGCAAGGTCAGGGCTCATATTGACTTTTTGTTTCTGCACAGTGTTCCCTGCCTTGAGTATACTGCCGGCAACTGTTCCGAATGTAGTGCTTGCAGGTGCCTCAGAAAACATACACGGGATTACGCTTCATTACACGGATTTCATGAACTTACACTTCACGGTAGCGGGATTCGGAAGTTTTATTGTTATTCTCACCCTAACGTTACTTATGTTTCGCAGCAAACAACCAGAACTGGAGAAACCTTTTGTAGCGCAAACGGCCACAAAGATAACGCCTGAAGGAGTTAGGCTTTTGATAATTCTTTTACTCACCTTGAGTTTTTGGCTCACCGACAAAGTCCATGGCATTGCGCCCGGCTGGATAGGCTTAGGCACCTCAATAATCTGTCTAATGCCATTTTTAAAATTGGTCGAAAGCCGCGCACTAGTGCAAGGAGCAAACTATTCTCCATGGTTCTTCGTCGCTGGTATCATTGGTCTTGGGGCTATCGTAGCTCATACCGGCCTTGCCGAGATATTAGCAGCAGCCTTAATTGAAATAGTAGGTTTCGAAGACAAAACTGATTTATTCAAGTTCAGCGCACTGACCATGATTGGCGGCATACTCTCTTTTGCACTCAATCCAGCCGGTGTCCCTGCTGTACTTGCACCAATGGCTGATAGCATTGCCAAAGCAACTGGCTGGCCGTTAGAAACGGTTTTAATGAGTCAAATAAATAGCTTTTTCATAATAATAGTACCATATCAGGCTGCCCCTATCTTCGCCGGGATCATTCTTACAAAAGTACCCATTAGACACTGTGCACAGCTTGGAATTATTTTTTCGATTCTTTACGTATTTTGTATAATGCCTACCAACTATTTCTGGTGGAATCATTTGGGTATGTTTTCGTCGTAA
- a CDS encoding TylF/MycF/NovP-related O-methyltransferase: MPTFFNRYFNRPKNYALYRRLRSCTMIGTYGRFEDNLLIAERHMRKTKIEGDYVECGVWRGGISFAMMHSLKRYGVTGFHLFDSFQGLPMATAMDGADALEKQKNDELWFDGNTASYEKFLKDLKQFRPEGVDVTVHKGWFNDTLADYPSDGCISVLRLDGDWFESTMICFEILWNRVVAGGLILIDDYYDWSGCTNAVHKFLAKKFEEDSNFYCPLQSTKYGLAYLVKPS; the protein is encoded by the coding sequence ATGCCAACATTTTTTAACCGATATTTTAATAGGCCAAAAAATTACGCACTTTACCGGCGACTTCGATCATGCACGATGATTGGAACTTATGGACGTTTCGAGGATAATTTGTTAATTGCGGAACGCCACATGCGGAAAACAAAAATCGAAGGCGATTATGTAGAATGTGGAGTATGGCGAGGAGGTATATCTTTTGCAATGATGCATAGCCTCAAACGCTACGGTGTGACCGGTTTTCATCTTTTCGATAGTTTTCAAGGATTGCCGATGGCCACGGCTATGGATGGAGCAGACGCTTTAGAGAAGCAAAAGAACGACGAGTTATGGTTTGATGGTAACACTGCAAGTTATGAGAAATTTTTGAAAGACCTGAAACAATTTAGACCCGAAGGTGTTGACGTCACTGTTCATAAAGGTTGGTTCAATGACACTTTGGCTGATTACCCTTCGGATGGATGTATCTCTGTTTTGCGACTCGATGGTGATTGGTTCGAATCGACTATGATTTGTTTTGAAATACTTTGGAATAGAGTGGTGGCAGGTGGTCTTATACTGATAGATGATTATTATGACTGGTCCGGATGCACAAATGCGGTTCACAAGTTTTTGGCTAAAAAGTTCGAAGAGGATTCAAACTTCTATTGTCCGCTTCAAAGTACTAAATATGGCCTTGCATACCTCGTGAAGCCAAGCTAG
- a CDS encoding error-prone DNA polymerase has translation MRKGVDFGYFVKVEEINGVIHCVGIYTDFLPEMYIDAPDYAEIQVTSNFSFMRAASHPEELVTQAAAFGYRAIGIADRNSLSGLVRAHVEAKKVGIPLLVGSRIDLKDGASMLAYPENRSAYGRLSKLITLGRRRSPKGECELYREDILKYATGMVLVSIPPRDCNIEFEVELAALNAAVPGFVYLAASHSLRGDDDAHLDWLSKVAARTGVPMVATNDVLMHRESRRPLLDILTCIRKNVTVDTAGYWISRNGERRIKSREEMGQLFSHYPGALVRTVEIAERCHFSLDELTYEYPSEVTSSGRSPQVELEQLTDIGSKKRYPDGISEKVKNQISHELTLIGELGYAPYFLTVYDLVSFARSKGILCQGRGSAANSAVCFCLGITSVDPSQSDILFERFVSSERDEPPDIDVDFEHERREEVIQYIYEKYGRERAAMTAVVITYKNRSAIREVGKALGLSQDIIDALLEQSLSLLRSDIDLDRLQEVGLNPEDRRLRLTLRLASELLGFPRHLSQHVGGFVISRGLLSEIVPLENAAMEGRTVIGWNKDDLDALGILKIDVLSLGILTCIRKAFDLLKSYYAVDFDLASIPTEDPAVYDMLCAADSIGVFQVESRAQIAFLPRMKPRSFYDLVIEVAIVRPGPIQGDMVHPYLRRRNGEEEVSFPSEELRDVLEKTLGVPLFQEQVMKIAINGAGFSPNEADALRRAMATFRHTDNIHAFRSKFISGMLTNGYDLDFAESCFQQIEGFGSYGFPESHAASFALLVYVSAWLKCHYPAIFATALLNSQPMGFYEPAQIVRDVKEHGIDVLQPDINYSDWDNILESCDAGIAIRLGFRQIKGFREEDAIRLIAMRGNGYRDVPSVWLRSGLSLAALRRLARADVFNSVGLGRRDAMWSVAGLGEQPPPLFSNAMIEEETNESSPIKLPAMPLGVEVVEDYETLRLTLKCHPLELLKPQLSEVVSAKRLLSLESGARHSVAGLVLCRQRPSSARGVCFLTLEDETGIANIIVWPEKYEYFRRQILSARLMKVSGKIQSDGNVTHLIADEIEDLSVVLDELGSECQKSVESKSMCEINKGIPKSNGSSNILALRSVSSFPTRE, from the coding sequence ATGAGGAAGGGCGTCGATTTTGGTTATTTTGTGAAGGTAGAAGAGATAAACGGTGTAATTCATTGCGTTGGTATTTACACGGATTTTTTGCCTGAAATGTATATAGATGCCCCCGACTACGCTGAGATTCAGGTGACTTCTAATTTTAGTTTTATGCGTGCTGCCTCACATCCAGAAGAGCTGGTAACACAGGCTGCCGCGTTTGGTTACAGAGCAATCGGAATTGCTGATCGCAATAGCCTCTCGGGCTTAGTGCGTGCACATGTTGAGGCAAAAAAAGTAGGGATTCCTCTGCTGGTTGGTTCTAGGATAGACCTTAAGGATGGCGCTAGCATGCTTGCGTATCCCGAAAACCGTTCAGCATACGGACGATTATCGAAACTAATTACGTTAGGTCGCCGTCGCTCACCGAAGGGTGAATGTGAACTTTACCGTGAAGATATATTGAAATACGCCACTGGTATGGTTTTGGTCTCCATACCTCCTCGAGATTGCAATATTGAATTTGAGGTAGAGCTAGCCGCATTAAATGCAGCTGTTCCCGGATTTGTATATCTTGCAGCTAGCCATTCGCTTCGCGGTGACGATGACGCACATTTGGATTGGCTGTCCAAAGTTGCAGCACGTACGGGTGTACCAATGGTTGCTACGAATGATGTTCTAATGCATCGAGAGTCTCGCCGTCCTTTGTTAGATATCCTGACGTGCATTCGTAAGAATGTTACCGTTGATACAGCTGGTTATTGGATTTCGCGCAATGGCGAACGACGAATAAAATCTAGAGAAGAGATGGGGCAACTGTTTTCGCATTATCCAGGTGCGCTTGTGCGTACAGTAGAAATCGCCGAACGCTGTCACTTTTCACTTGATGAACTCACCTATGAATATCCTAGTGAGGTCACGTCAAGTGGTAGAAGCCCCCAAGTAGAACTGGAACAGTTGACAGATATAGGTTCTAAAAAGCGTTACCCAGATGGGATTTCAGAAAAAGTTAAAAATCAAATTTCTCATGAATTAACGCTGATTGGTGAACTCGGTTATGCACCTTACTTTCTTACTGTCTATGACTTAGTTAGTTTCGCACGAAGCAAAGGTATTCTCTGTCAAGGTCGCGGTTCCGCCGCCAATTCAGCTGTTTGTTTTTGTCTCGGTATAACCTCAGTGGATCCATCGCAAAGCGATATTTTATTTGAGCGATTTGTTTCTTCTGAGCGTGATGAACCGCCAGATATTGATGTTGACTTCGAGCATGAGCGACGAGAAGAGGTAATCCAGTATATTTATGAAAAGTATGGCCGCGAACGAGCTGCAATGACAGCCGTAGTCATAACTTATAAAAATCGTAGCGCGATTCGCGAGGTGGGCAAGGCATTAGGGCTATCCCAAGATATTATCGATGCCCTATTAGAGCAGTCTTTAAGCTTATTACGCAGTGATATCGACTTAGACCGGCTTCAGGAAGTTGGTCTTAATCCTGAAGATCGGCGTCTTCGCTTGACGTTACGCTTAGCGTCAGAATTACTAGGATTCCCTCGTCACCTGTCACAGCATGTTGGTGGTTTTGTGATTAGCCGTGGATTACTTTCTGAAATAGTGCCACTCGAAAATGCAGCTATGGAAGGGCGCACAGTGATCGGCTGGAATAAGGACGATCTTGATGCTCTTGGTATATTAAAAATAGATGTACTATCTCTCGGGATACTGACCTGTATTAGAAAGGCATTCGATTTATTAAAAAGCTATTATGCGGTTGACTTTGATTTGGCATCTATCCCCACAGAAGATCCAGCTGTCTACGATATGCTATGTGCAGCTGACTCAATAGGTGTATTTCAGGTCGAAAGTCGAGCGCAGATAGCATTTTTACCACGAATGAAGCCGCGTTCATTTTACGATTTGGTAATTGAAGTAGCGATAGTGCGACCAGGACCAATTCAAGGGGACATGGTCCATCCTTATCTTAGGCGACGGAATGGTGAGGAAGAAGTAAGTTTCCCTTCCGAAGAGCTCCGTGATGTCTTGGAAAAGACGCTTGGTGTTCCTCTGTTTCAGGAGCAGGTAATGAAAATTGCTATTAATGGTGCCGGTTTCAGTCCTAACGAGGCTGACGCGTTACGTCGTGCCATGGCGACTTTCCGCCACACGGATAATATCCATGCTTTTCGCAGCAAATTTATCTCTGGTATGCTTACTAATGGCTATGACTTAGATTTTGCCGAGAGTTGTTTTCAGCAGATTGAAGGGTTTGGGAGTTATGGCTTTCCCGAAAGTCATGCAGCGAGTTTTGCTCTTCTGGTCTATGTCTCAGCTTGGTTGAAGTGTCATTACCCAGCCATTTTTGCGACTGCCCTACTTAATAGCCAACCGATGGGGTTTTATGAGCCAGCACAAATTGTAAGAGATGTTAAGGAGCATGGAATAGACGTACTGCAGCCGGATATTAATTATTCAGACTGGGACAATATATTAGAATCTTGCGATGCTGGTATTGCTATTCGACTTGGGTTTCGTCAAATCAAAGGTTTTCGAGAAGAAGATGCAATACGGTTGATTGCTATGCGCGGCAATGGTTATCGTGATGTACCTTCGGTGTGGCTACGATCTGGTCTCAGTCTAGCAGCTCTGCGAAGGTTAGCGCGGGCCGATGTCTTCAATTCGGTTGGGCTTGGACGTCGTGATGCGATGTGGTCGGTGGCGGGACTTGGAGAACAGCCTCCACCATTATTTTCTAATGCTATGATAGAAGAGGAGACTAATGAAAGCTCTCCAATAAAGTTACCAGCGATGCCACTTGGTGTAGAAGTGGTCGAGGATTACGAAACGCTGCGTTTAACATTAAAATGTCATCCGTTAGAATTGCTTAAACCACAGTTGAGCGAAGTGGTAAGTGCTAAAAGACTATTATCGTTAGAATCTGGGGCTCGGCATTCTGTCGCCGGACTAGTACTCTGTCGTCAAAGGCCCTCTAGCGCTAGGGGAGTCTGTTTTTTAACGTTAGAGGATGAAACTGGTATTGCAAACATAATTGTTTGGCCTGAAAAATATGAATACTTTCGCCGCCAAATCTTAAGCGCGCGGTTAATGAAGGTTAGTGGGAAAATTCAAAGTGATGGTAATGTGACCCACCTTATTGCTGATGAGATAGAGGACCTGTCAGTTGTGTTGGATGAGCTCGGTAGTGAATGTCAAAAGAGCGTTGAGAGTAAGTCTATGTGTGAGATTAATAAGGGAATACCAAAATCAAATGGTTCGAGTAATATACTTGCATTACGCTCTGTTTCGTCTTTCCCCACTAGGGAATAA